Proteins encoded within one genomic window of Companilactobacillus sp.:
- a CDS encoding AbiH family protein has protein sequence MNDSRLIIIGNGFDLSHNLNTKYQSFKKFLYNKSSKDETFFVPEQIEDPYGENFYDESELCNFLFNILDEANRQQYGKGNSEWSHFEDSLGSLDFTGFLHSYSDIMKNYKNEWYGEHENEDTTCDARNAFIELRREMYEWIKSASLHKKCSPQKEFQKLLTPRTTVLNFNYSYTIEKIYNFKNVIHIHGNIYNKDSIIIGHQKKSTIEETDLIFPGAFGISEINEFFTKNTDEIIKKNEKYFHSLSKINSVYVYGFSFAAVDIPYISKIISETSNQTRWFLDANSIERENILKYAEILHKNNCKNISVWNNLI, from the coding sequence TAATCATTATTGGAAATGGTTTTGATTTAAGCCATAATCTCAATACTAAGTATCAGAGTTTTAAAAAGTTTTTGTATAATAAATCGTCAAAAGACGAAACATTTTTTGTGCCTGAACAGATTGAAGATCCTTATGGTGAAAACTTCTACGATGAATCTGAACTGTGTAATTTTTTATTTAATATATTAGACGAGGCAAATCGCCAGCAGTATGGAAAAGGAAATTCAGAATGGTCTCATTTTGAAGATTCGTTAGGAAGCTTGGATTTCACGGGATTTTTGCATTCATATTCTGATATCATGAAAAATTATAAAAATGAATGGTATGGTGAACATGAAAACGAAGATACCACATGTGATGCGCGAAATGCATTTATAGAGCTTCGACGAGAAATGTACGAATGGATAAAGAGTGCATCTCTCCATAAAAAATGTAGTCCTCAAAAAGAATTTCAAAAATTACTAACCCCTCGAACAACGGTTCTCAACTTCAATTACTCTTATACGATTGAAAAAATTTATAACTTCAAAAATGTAATTCATATTCACGGAAATATCTATAATAAAGATTCAATTATAATAGGTCACCAAAAAAAATCAACAATTGAAGAGACGGATCTGATTTTCCCAGGTGCATTCGGAATTTCCGAAATTAATGAATTTTTCACAAAGAATACCGATGAAATTATAAAAAAAAACGAAAAATATTTTCATTCACTTTCTAAAATTAATAGCGTTTATGTTTATGGATTTAGCTTTGCAGCTGTAGACATACCATATATTTCAAAAATAATTTCCGAGACATCGAATCAAACAAGGTGGTTCCTTGATGCTAACTCAATCGAGAGAGAAAATATACTTAAGTATGCCGAAATTCTCCACAAGAATAACTGTAAAAACATCTCAGTATGGAATAATTTAATATAA